Genomic window (Longimicrobium sp.):
CGGCCTCGCTCACATGGAATCTCACGCAGGTGCGCGTCCGCGGGCCTCGCGCCGCCCTCACCCCGCGCCTGAGAGCGCTCGCCCTCTCCCGTCCCGGGCGAGGGGGGCTGTCCGGCATGCGTGGGGGCCTGCAACTTCTGGCGGCGGAAGAGTTTCCGTGTGGCGGCGATGCCGGATGGCTACCTCTCCCGGTACGGGAGAGGTGGACGGCCTCGGCCGGCCGGAGAGGGCGCGGCGCCGCGGAGTCGCATCGAGCTCCGTCCCGCGGTGAGTTCCCCCTCCCTGCGGCATCGTTGTCAACCCGTTGTGTCCGCGCGCGGAATTGGGTATCCATTCTCCGTCCATCTTCATCCCCCTGCTCTCCACCCGACCGCGCCTGAAGTGCCCGCCGCGAAGAAACCGCCTCGCAGGAAGACGCCGAAGCGCGCGCGGAAGCCGACCGCCGCGCGGCTGCGCAAGCTGCTCGCGACCGAGTTCGGGTTCTGGGAGGGCGGTTGCCTGCACGTGGCCGGCGTCGACGAGGTGGGGCGCGGGCCGCTGGCCGGGCCGGTGGTGGCCGCGGCGGTGATCCTGCCGGAGGGGTGCTGGATCGACGGGGTGGACGACAGCAAGAAGCTCACGCACGAGAAGCGCCTCGCGCTCTATGACCGCATCGTCGATTCCTGCATCTGCTGGGGGGTGGGCGCGGCCAGCCCGGCGGAGATCGACCGCATCAACATCCGCCGCGCCACCGCGCTGGCCATGGAGCGCGCCATCCGCCGCCTGGCCTGCCCCCCCGGGCACCTGCTGGTGGACGGCCTGGCCGTTCCCGAGCTGGGGCTGGAGGGGCAGACGGCGATCGTGGACGGCGACGCCAAGGTGCACTGCATCGCCGCCGCGTCGATCCTGGCCAAGGTGACGCGCGACCGGCTGATGGAGCGCCTGGCGGTGCGCCATCCCCACTACGGGTGGGAGCGCAACAAGGGCTACGGCACGCCGGAGCACCTGGACGCGCTGGACCGCCACGGCCCCACGCGCCACCACCGGCAGAGCTTCCAGCCGGTGCAGTACACCTTCGAGGAGATGCTGAACGTGGCCGAGCTCGCCGCCGATGCAAACTGAGCATCTGAGCAACGTCCGCCCCGGCACCCTGCTGCTGGGCTGGTTCATCAGTGCCGCGGTGGTCTCGCTCGCCGTGTTCGCCATGATCGCCGTGGGCCTGCTGAACCGCGAGGGCACGGGCGGCACGGCGTGGGGGCTGCTGGCGACCGCGGTCGGCTTCATGGCGGGCGGATGGTACGTCGGCTGGCGCGCCGGCGCCGCGCCCATCCTCTACGCCGTGGGGATGGCGCTCGTCTCCCTCCTGGTCTGGCTGCTGGTGAACCTGATTCCCGGCGCGCTGCTGGACGCCGAGAGCTGGAGCGTGGGCGGCGCCTACGCGGCCGGCCTCCTCCTGCTCCAGATCGTGGCCGCGGCCATCGGCGGCCGCATCGCCTCGCGCGAGGCCCGCGCCGCCGCCGCGCGCTCGAGCTGATCTCCATCCCCCGATCCCGTTGTTTGTCTCACGCACAGCCGCGGAGACGCAGAGAGCCGCGGTTCCTCTGCGTCTCCGCGGCTCCGCGTGAGGTCCAGGTGGTTCGTCCGCGCACGGCTCGTGCGGCATCCATCGGAAACACCAGCCGTTGAAGCTGGTATCAGGTGGGATGCCCGCCGATGGTCGGCGGGCGGTGAAACGCGGAGCGGAGCCGGGCGTGTTCGAGGTCGTCGGCAGGACGAAGAAGGAAGGGCGCCCGTCTCCTGGCGGGATGGCGGTGGCCGTGCTGGTGCACGCGGCCATCGTCTTCGTGCTCTTTTTCGGCTTCCGCCAGACGATCCTGCTGGCGGGCGAGGGCTCGCGCCAGGACCGCGTGAGCGGCCCGGACGCGGGCGGCGGGGGTGGCGGCGGTGGGGGCGAGCAGGTAAGCTACTACGACGTTCCCCCGCCACCGCCGCCTCCACCCCCCGCACCGCCCGAGCCCGACGCGCTGGTGCCGCCGGTGGTCCTGCCGCCTCCACCGCCCGTGCCGGTTCCGCCCACGGTGACGCCGAAGCCGGCGCCCGCCCCGGCCGCGCCGGTTCCCGCACCCGCGGGCGCGGGAACGTCGCCGGGAGCGGGCCAGGGGCCCGGCGCCGGGCCGGGGCAGGGACCGGGGAGCGGAAGCGGCACCGGCGGCGGGAACGGCTCGGGGAACGGCCCCGGCAACGGCTCGGGCACGGGCCCGGGGAACGGCCCCGGCGGGGGCACCAACCTCATCACCCCGCCGCGCACCGACCTGCTGCTGCTGCCGCCGCCCAACGCGCCGCGCTCGGCCAAGGGAAAGGACGTGGTGCTGCGGCTGACCGTGGACGAGCGCGGCAACGTCTCCAACGTGGAGCTGCTCACGCCCACGGGGAGCCGCGGCTACGACGACCAGCTGAAGCGCACCGCGCGCGACTGGAAGTTCACCCCCGCGCGCGAGGTCGCCACGAACCGCGCGGTCGTGGGCAACATCGACGTGACGGTAAGTCTGTAGAAGAAAAGAAGTCCTGAGTCCCAAGTGCCAAGTCCTAAGTGAAACTGCAGAGATTCTGGCTGGTCCACTTAGGACTTGGGACTTAGGACTTAGGACTTAGGACTTGGGACTTAGGACTTGGGACTTAGGACTCAGGACTTCGGTTCCGAAATCCCCCGACGGATCCGTTCCCCTATCCACATCCACCCGCCGACCCGAATGCCCCCTCCCGCATCCGCCCCCGCCGCGCCGCGCCGGGCGCCCGGCACCAGCTCCGAGGGCGAGTTCAAGCGCGCCCTGTCGCTCGTCGACGCCACCATGCTGGTCGTGGGGTCCATGATCGGATCCGGCATCTTCATCGTCTCCGCCGACATCGCGCGGACCATGAACTCGCCGGGGGGGCTGATCGCGGTGTGGATCGCCACCATGCTCATCACCGTGTTCGGCGCGCTGAGCTACGGCGAGCTGGCGGCCGCCATGCCGCACGCCGGGGGGCAGTACGTCTTCCTGCGGGAAGGATTGGGGAACCTCCCCGGCTTCCTGTACGGGTGGACGCTGTTCATGGTCATCCAGACGGGGACCATCGCCGCGGTCGCCGTGGCCTTCGCCAAGTTCCTGGGCGTCTTCATCCCCGCCGTCTCGCCGGACCTGTTCGTGAGCTTCGGCAAGATCCCCATGCCCGGCGGCGAGATCGAGCTGGGGCTCAGCCCGCAGCGGGTGGTGGGGATCGTGATCATCGCGCTGCTCACGTACGTGAACATGCGCGGGCTGCGCGAGGCCAAGTGGATCCAGCGGATCTTCACCGCGGCCAAGACCGCGGCGCTGCTGGGGCTGGTGATCCTGGGGCTCACCGTGGGGCGCAACGCCGCGGCCATCACCGGCAACTTCGGGCACTTCTGGGCCGACCTGCCGCATGGGACCACGCCCACGCCGTTCCTGGGGATGACGCTGGCCTTCCCCGCGCTGGCGCTGGCCTTCGGCGCGTCGATGGTGGGCTCGCTGTTCAGCGCCGACGCGTGGAACAACGTCACCTTCGCCGCCGCCGAGGTGGAGCGGCCGCAGCGCAACCTTCCCATCGCCCTGGCGCTGGGAACGGGCGGGGTCACGCTGATCTACGTCCTGGCCAACTTCGCCTACCTCTCCACGCTGAAGCTGTCGCAGATCCAGACGGCGCCGCAGGACCGCGTGGGCACGCTGGCGCTGCAGCACATCTTCGGGCCCGTGGGCGCGTACCTGATGGCGGGGGCCATCCTCATCTCCACCTTCGGCTGCATCAACGGGCTGATCCTGGCGGGCGCGCGCGTCTACTACGCCATGGCGCGCGACGGCGTGTTCTTCGAGCGGGCGGGGCGCATCTCGCACAAGACGCACGTGCCGGTGTGGGCGCTGGGCGTTCAGGGGGTGTGGACGGCGTTCCTGACGCTCACCGGGAGCTACGGGCAGCTGCTGGACTACGTGATCTTCGCGGCGCTGGTGTTCTACGTGATGACCATGGTCGCGCTCTTCGCGCTGCGGGCCAAGCGCCCCGACATGGAGCGCCCGTACCGCGCCTTCGGCTACCCGGTCATCCCCGCGCTGTACATGCTGGCCGCGCTGTCGATCGCGGTGATCCTGCTCTTCGCCAAGCCGCAGTACACCTTCGCGGGGCTGGCCATCGTGCTCCTGGGCATCCCGGTCTACTACGTCTGGCGCGCCATCCGCAAGCCGGCCGTGGTGTCGGATTCGTAGACGCTGCTCCGTTCCTCCAGGATCGCTGGATCTCACGCGGAGACGCGGAGACGCGGAGGTGCATGCCCGCCACCTCCGCGTCTCCGCGTCTCCGCGTGAGATCAACGGTCGCAGGGAGAAACGCGGAGATGCCCGGGCCGGCGTCAGGTCTTCCCCCTCGCGCGCGGGCGCGGCGGGGATTACTGTACGAATGCAGGTCAATGGAGACGAGGCTCCCCGCCGACCCACGAGGCGCGGGAGCGCGCAAGACGCACAGCCCGCGGGAGGTACCATGAGGAAGCCGGTCAGCAAGCACGCGCTGCGCAGGGCGCTGGAAGCCGTCCAGGCCGAAGGCCGCATCGGGTGGGAGCAGCCCACCGGGGCCGTGGTGGACAGGATCTGGCACCACATCGAGAAGCAGGCCCATGGCGGCCCGCGCAGGAAGCCGGTATCCCGTGACAGCGTTCGTGCCGGGGAGCCCGCCGCCGTCTGAGGCGGGCGGGCTCCCGCGGCGCCGGGCCGGCGACTCCGCGGCCGCCGCCCCGGCAAAGAGCCCCGGCCGGCGCCGGGGCTCTTTGCGTGCGGAGCTCCTCTTCAACCTCTCCTTCCTGGCCGTTGCCGCCCTCCTGCTGGCGTGGTGGACGAACACCGTGCTGCGCATCGCCGGGCCGCGCCCCTCGTGGGTGCTCCTCCTCCTGGTGGCGGTCGACGTCGCCGTCTTCGTCCTCCTGGGCCGCATCCTCATCGACCGCCTGGTCGTCCATCCGCTCCGCGAGGCCGTGGCCACCGCCGAGGCCATCGCCGGCGGCGACTTCGGCCGCCGCGCGCCCCAGGGCGACACGCGCGAGATCGCCGCGCTGAACGGCGCGCTGAACCGGATGACCGAGCAGCTGCTGCACAACCAGGAAACACTGGCCGACAACGTCCGCTCGCTCGACGAGACCAACCGCCTCCTGCTGGCCACCCAGTACGACCTCGTCCAGGCCGAGAAGATGGCCTCCATCGGCCGGCTGGCGGCGGGGATGGCGCACGAGGTGGGGAACCCGCTGGGCGCGCTGCTGGGCTACGCCGCCGTCCTCCGCCGCCGCGGCGTGGATCCCGAGCTGCTGGCGGGGGTCGAGCGCGAGACGCGCCGCATCGACGTCATCGTCCGCCGGCTGCTGGACTACTCGCGCCCGGCCCCCGCGCGCCGCGAGCCGGTGGACGTGAACGCCTCCATCGCCCGCGTCTTGGCGAT
Coding sequences:
- a CDS encoding energy transducer TonB, with the protein product MKRGAEPGVFEVVGRTKKEGRPSPGGMAVAVLVHAAIVFVLFFGFRQTILLAGEGSRQDRVSGPDAGGGGGGGGGEQVSYYDVPPPPPPPPPAPPEPDALVPPVVLPPPPPVPVPPTVTPKPAPAPAAPVPAPAGAGTSPGAGQGPGAGPGQGPGSGSGTGGGNGSGNGPGNGSGTGPGNGPGGGTNLITPPRTDLLLLPPPNAPRSAKGKDVVLRLTVDERGNVSNVELLTPTGSRGYDDQLKRTARDWKFTPAREVATNRAVVGNIDVTVSL
- a CDS encoding sensor histidine kinase; amino-acid sequence: MRAELLFNLSFLAVAALLLAWWTNTVLRIAGPRPSWVLLLLVAVDVAVFVLLGRILIDRLVVHPLREAVATAEAIAGGDFGRRAPQGDTREIAALNGALNRMTEQLLHNQETLADNVRSLDETNRLLLATQYDLVQAEKMASIGRLAAGMAHEVGNPLGALLGYAAVLRRRGVDPELLAGVERETRRIDVIVRRLLDYSRPAPARREPVDVNASIARVLAMLGEQGTLGGVEVDTSLAEGLPPVLADAHFADQIFVNLFDNARLAMNGSGRLTVRTMLDRWHPGRPIPFRRASDPPGVSYAHLRRPRYGTHRDAQIIAEGAEIVRVVVADTGPGIAPEHIDAIFDPFFTTRAPGEGTGLGLAIVASTVADFGGRIEATSAQGGGAVFTLSFPTHRPEPT
- a CDS encoding APC family permease, with translation MPPPASAPAAPRRAPGTSSEGEFKRALSLVDATMLVVGSMIGSGIFIVSADIARTMNSPGGLIAVWIATMLITVFGALSYGELAAAMPHAGGQYVFLREGLGNLPGFLYGWTLFMVIQTGTIAAVAVAFAKFLGVFIPAVSPDLFVSFGKIPMPGGEIELGLSPQRVVGIVIIALLTYVNMRGLREAKWIQRIFTAAKTAALLGLVILGLTVGRNAAAITGNFGHFWADLPHGTTPTPFLGMTLAFPALALAFGASMVGSLFSADAWNNVTFAAAEVERPQRNLPIALALGTGGVTLIYVLANFAYLSTLKLSQIQTAPQDRVGTLALQHIFGPVGAYLMAGAILISTFGCINGLILAGARVYYAMARDGVFFERAGRISHKTHVPVWALGVQGVWTAFLTLTGSYGQLLDYVIFAALVFYVMTMVALFALRAKRPDMERPYRAFGYPVIPALYMLAALSIAVILLFAKPQYTFAGLAIVLLGIPVYYVWRAIRKPAVVSDS
- a CDS encoding ribonuclease HII; this encodes MPAAKKPPRRKTPKRARKPTAARLRKLLATEFGFWEGGCLHVAGVDEVGRGPLAGPVVAAAVILPEGCWIDGVDDSKKLTHEKRLALYDRIVDSCICWGVGAASPAEIDRINIRRATALAMERAIRRLACPPGHLLVDGLAVPELGLEGQTAIVDGDAKVHCIAAASILAKVTRDRLMERLAVRHPHYGWERNKGYGTPEHLDALDRHGPTRHHRQSFQPVQYTFEEMLNVAELAADAN